In Pangasianodon hypophthalmus isolate fPanHyp1 chromosome 3, fPanHyp1.pri, whole genome shotgun sequence, a single genomic region encodes these proteins:
- the LOC117596804 gene encoding putative proline-rich protein 21, translating into MPYTLRPMLYALHPTPYALHPMLYALHPTPYTLCSTPYTLHPMLYALHPTPYALCPTPYALHPMLYALHPMLYALHPTSYTLCSMPYTLRPTPYALRPTPYTLCSMPYTLCSMPYTLRPTPYTLCPTPYALCSTPYTLCSMPYTLHPMLYALHPMPYTLCSMPYTLRPMLYALHPMLYALHPTPYSLCPTPYTLFSMPYTLHPILYALHPMPYALHPTPYSLCSTPYALRPTPYTLFSMPYTLCSPPYTLRPILYALHPTHAGLLH; encoded by the coding sequence ATGCCCTACACCCTACGCCCTATGCTCTacgccctacaccctacaccctacgccCTACACCCTATGCTCTATGCCCTACACCCTACGCCCTACACCCTATGCTCTacgccctacaccctacaccctatgcTCTacgccctacaccctacaccctatgcTCTATGCCCTACACCCTACGCCCTACACCCTATGCTCTACGCCCTACACCCTATGCTCTATGCCCTACACCCTACGTCCTACACCCTATGCTCTATGCCCTACACCCTACGCCCTACACCCTATGCTCTacgccctacaccctacaccctatgcTCTATGCCCTACACCCTATGCTCTATGCCCTACACCCTACGCCCTACGCCCTACACCCTATGCCCTACACCCTATGCTCTATGCTCTACGCCCTACACCCTATGCTCTatgccctacaccctacaccctatgcTCTACGCCCTACACCCTATGCCCTACACCCTATGCTCTATGCCCTACACCCTACGCCCTATGCTCTACGCCCTACACCCTATGCTCTATGCCCTACACCCTACGCCCTATTCTCTATGCCCTACGCCCTACACCCTATTCTCTATGCcgtacaccctacaccctattctCTATGCTCTACACCCTATGCCCTacgccctacaccctacaccctattctCTATGCTCTACACCCTATGCCCTacgccctacaccctacaccctattctCTATGCCCTACACCCTATGCTCTCCGCCCTACACCCTACGCCCTATTCTCTatgccctacaccctacacacgcGGGACTCCTACATTAA